A stretch of the Strigops habroptila isolate Jane chromosome 15, bStrHab1.2.pri, whole genome shotgun sequence genome encodes the following:
- the CRB2 gene encoding protein crumbs homolog 2 isoform X1, translating into MELRKTTSRACSAALLLPLFLLFWGISSSENESSCSSSPCENGGSCQDLEVGYKCICPVEPVAYMGINCEHLYDACVKHECTAHRMCNSTPGFLEYDCICMPGFTGIDCNININECESNPCTDPRFECVDSVNGYTCKCQTGLSGEGCQTESSVCSSHPCLNNGTCVEGPGDYTCICQPGFTGANCRDNIDECTSNPCQNGAICRDRVNEYSCFCVPGFQGYNCEIDINECASRPCRNNGTCLNEMDHYVCKCIPGYTGVNCDAEIDECDSDPCQNGGLCHDHVGFYTCTCAPGYQGMQCEVDIDECVSQPCLHNGTCHDLVNSYRCDCSDTGFQGDHCELDILECASEPCLNSATCVEGIKNYSCVCWPGYTGQHCEEDVDECATSPCHNGGVCLERSNQTYYGTRPEFPSDFSYSQAAGFLCWCQPGFAGETCFTNIDECESQPCQNGGLCVDLTNGFLCNCLPGYSGVECAVNINECEEGPCKNGAVCEDGIADYTCHCAPSQDGIVWGGKNCSVKLTGCQTHDCQNEALCIPTYQAESHGHLCQCQPGFYDATCSTPTTFSFASRGYLLIELPVNNQSRRDVAGDQLASVSLRFRTTLPSAILFYRGHEAEYLFLELYDGILHAGLKKEDVGYLLLLEGLRVDDGQWHKVEVALHSTMELKLWHDSCDAGICLKSSPVPQGTALIPHTFPNMYVGGAEDPMANNTHSQQGFVGCMEDLQVDTEAVLPADLPAGGSSPVKWGCDRTEWCLSQPCFHGGLCVDLWSAFRCDCSRPYGGPACSYERPAATFGLENSTSFASFTLSDNLGANFNISFFIRTRKPNGLLLQISNETAPCLTMYLRNGRLQVQMLSADTVTLPENLVDGRRHLVALSFQGGIVGAHQSDTYVELGQLVARPLLAGYGVYIGGHPNPDNADVWGGYFKGCLQDLQLNSHQIQLLQVENYSLPQELNRTQSGNLVNGCISDNTCKSEPCQNGGTCTVTWNDFHCSCPANFTGKFCEERVWCESDPCPEATTCIDVPAGYVCLSNATFDSYAAIEFTTNASVTRTLSSLHVDFRTRDEDAVLLRAVEEVDSLQIAIKNSSLLVDIRSGNSIESVSFLSQKPVTDGAWHTISVSMEEPSALSSRWLIHLDDSVNMTLQGTAGNLDFLKNNALVVVAENFTGCLGQVRIGGIYLPFTAHLSYPQAEQFQQSSRRTIQLGCAGADVCASSPCLNAGTCEDLFNAFSCACSAGWGGLLCEANIDDCQSSPCVHGDCVDAVADFQCQCFRGFIGKRCDINVDDCVRHQCLNGATCIDGVYGYSCKCPPHYSGPRCEWPFPPEQCGKNFTCLNGGKCISESWGANCSCKPGFAGRNCQINVNKCDPNPCQNGGTCHDSENKYECLCSASYTGERCDINKGTPGALFPSPLIEVAVPVACGSLLLLSIGLIFMIFTARKRRQSEGTYSPSQQEVAGARLEMDSVLKVPPEERLI; encoded by the exons ATGGAATTAAGGAAAACTACCTCCAGGGCgtgcagtgctgctctcctgctgccacTTTTCCTCTTATTTTGGG GAATTTCATCCTCTGAAAATGAGAGCAGCTGTTCCTCATCCCCCTGTGAAAATGGTGGGAGCTGTCAGGATTTGGAAGTGGGATACAAGTGCATCTGCCCTGTGGAGCCTGTAGCCTACATGGGCATAAACTGTGAACACCTCTATGATGCATGCGTTAAACATGAGTGTACTGCCCACAGGATGTGCAACAGCACTCCAGGATTCCTGGAATATGACTGCATCTGTATGCCTGGCTTCACAGGTATTGATTGTAACATTAATATTAATGAGTGTGAGAGCAACCCTTGTACAGATCCTCGTTTTGAATGTGTAGATAGTGTAAATGGATACACCTGTAAATGCCAAACAGGACTGAGTGGAGAAGGCTGCCAAACAGAAAGCTCTGTGTGCTCTAGCCACCCCTGCCTAAATAACGGGACGTGTGTGGAGGGTCCTGGGGACTATACCTGCATCTGCCAGCCTGGCTTCACCGGGGCCAACTGCAGAGACAACATTGATGAGTGCACCTCCAACCCCTGCCAGAACGGAGCCATCTGCCGAGACAGGGTCAATGAGTATAGCTGTTTCTGTGTGCCTGGGTTCCAAGGATACAACTGTGAAATAGACATCAACGAGTGTGCATCCCGGCCCTGTAGGAACAATGGTACCTGCCTCAATGAGATGGATCACTATGTGTGCAAGTGCATCCCCGGCTACACAG GTGTGAACTGTGATGCTGAAATCGATGAATGTGATTCAGACCCTTGCCAGAATGGGGGCCTGTGCCACGATCACGTTGGGTTCTACACCTGTACCTGTGCCCCAGGTTACCAAGGAATGCAGTGTGAGGTGGACATCGATGAATGTGTGAGCCAGCCATGCCTGCACAATGGGACATGTCATGACCTCGTTAACAG CTATCGTTGTGACTGCAGTGACACAGGCTTCCAGGGGGACCACTGTGAGTTGGATATCCTGGAGTGTGCCTCTGAACCCTGTCTGAACAGTGCAACGTGTGTGGAGGGAATCAAAAACTACAGCTGTGTCTGCTGGCCAG GTTACACAGGGCAGCACTGTGAAGAGGATGTGGATGAGTGTGCGACATCTCCCTGTCACAACGGCGGCGTATGCTTGGAGAGATCCAACCAAACCTATTATGGAACACGACCTGAGTTCCCCAGTGATTTCAGCTATAGCCAAGCAGCTGGTTTCCTCTGTTGGTGCCAGCCAGGCTTTGCAG GGGAGACCTGCTTTACCAACATCGATGAGTGCGAGTCCCAGCCGTGCCAGAATGGAGGGCTCTGCGTGGACCTTACTAATGGCTTCCTTTGTAATTGCCTGCCAGGTTATTCAG GTGTGGAATGTGCTGTTAACATCAATGAGTGTGAGGAGGGTCCCTGCAAGAATGGAGCTGTCTGTGAGGATGGCATTGCTGACTATACCTGCCACTGTGCCCCTAGCCAGGATGGCATTGTATGGGGAGGGAAGAACTGCTCTGTCAAGCTCACTGGGTGCCAGACGCACGACTGCCAAAATGAGGCCTTGTGCATCCCAACCTACCAAGCTGAGAGTCACGGCCacctgtgccagtgccagcCTGGTTTCTATGATGCCACATGCTCAACACCAACAAcgttttcctttgcttccagaGGGTATCTCCTCATTGAGCTGCCCGTGAACAATCAGAGCAGGAGGGACGTAGCAGGAGATCAGCTTGCCAGCGTGTCCCTCCGGTTCCGAACCACCTTGCCCAGCGCTATCCTTTTTTACCGAGGCCATGAAGCTGAATACTTGTTCCTGGAGCTCTATGATGGCATTCTGCATGCAGGACTGAAGAAGGAGGATGTTGGGtacctgctgctcctggagggtCTGAGAGTTGATGATGGCCAGTGGCATAAAGTTGAAGTTGCTCTGCACAGCACGATGGAGCTAAAGCTCTGGCATGACTCTTGTGATGCAGGTATCTGCCTGAAGAGCTCTCCTGTCCCACAGGGCACTGCTTTGATCCCGCATACCTTCCCGAACATGTATGTTGGAGGTGCTGAGGATCCAATGGCCAACAACACACACAGCCAGCAAGGCTTTGTTGGCTGCATGGAAGACTTGCAGGTAGACACTGAGGCTGTGCTCCCAGCGGATCTGCCTGCGGGTGGGTCCTCCCCAGTGAAGTGGGGCTGTGACCGGACCGAGTGGtgcctctcccagccctgcttccaCGGAGGCCTCTGTGTGGATCTTTGGTCAGCCTTCAGGTGTGACTGTTCCAGGCCTTACGGAGGCCCAGCTTGCTCATATG agcGCCCAGCAGCAACATTTGGCCTAGAGAATTCCACCAGCTTTGCCTCTTTCACCCTCTCTGACAACCTTGGTGCAAACTTCAACATCTCCTTTTTCATTCGGACTCGGAAACCTAATGGTTTGCTATTGCAGATCAGCAACGAAACTGCCCCCTGCCTCACCATGTACTTGAGGAATGGCAGGCTGCAGGTACAGATGTTGTCTGCAGATACTGTGACATTGCCAGAAAATCTGGTTGATGGGAGAAGACATTTGGTAGCTCTGTCTTTCCAAGGAGGAATTGTTGGTGCTCACCAGTCGGACACTTATGTGGAGTTGGGACAGCTCGTAGCAAGACCACTTCTAGCTGGTTATGGAGTGTATATAGGTGGGCATCCTAACCCAGACAATGCAGATGTGTGGGGAGGTTATTTTAAAGGCTGTTTGCAAGACCTCCAGCTGAACAGCCACCAAATACAGCTTCTTCAAGTTGAGAACTACAGTCTGCCACAGGAACTCAATAGGACTCAAAGTGGTAATCTGGTGAATGGTTGCATCTCTGATAACACCTGCAAG tctgaaCCATGTCAGAATGGGGGCACATGCACTGTCACTTGGAATGACTTCCATTGCAGCTGCCCAGCAAATTTCACTGGGAAATTTTGTGAAGAAAGAGTCTGGTGTGAAAGTGACCCATGTCCTGAAGCTACCACCTGTATAGATGTTCCAGCAGGATATGTGT GTCTGTCTAATGCAACATTTGATAGTTATGCTGCCATTGAGTTTACCACCAATGCATCAGTGACTAGAACTCTGAGCAGCCTCCACGTGGACTTCAGAACCAGGGATGAAGATGCTGTTTTGCTTCGGGCTGTGGAAGAAGTGGATTCCCTCCAGATAGCCATTAAGAACTCCTCCCTGCTTGTTGACATCAGGAGTGGGAATAGCATCGAAAGTGTCAGCTTCCTGAGTCAGAAGCCCGTCACGGACGGTGCCTGGCACACCATCTCTGTGTCCATGGAGGAGCCATCTGCCCTTTCTTCCAGATGGCTCATTCATTTGGATGACTCCGTTAATATGACTCTGCAGGGAACTGCTGGGAACTTGGACTTCCTGAAGAACAACGCGCTCGTTGTTGTAGCTGAAAACTTCACTGGCTGCCTCGGACAAGTGAGGATCGGGGGGATCTACCTGCCATTCACTGCCCATCTCTCGTACCCCCAGGCAGAGCAGTTCCAGCAGTCCAGCAGAAGGACCATccagctgggctgtgctggggctgatGTTTGTGCTTCCAGCCCTTGCCTCAATGCTGGTACCTGCGAGGACTTGTTCAATGCCTTCAGCTGCGCCTGCAGCGCTGGCTGGGGGGGGCTGCTCTGTGAGGCTAACATTGATGACTGCCAGTCCAGCCCGTGTGTGCACGGGGACTGTGTCGATGCAGTAGCAGATTTCCAGTGTCAATGCTTCCGGGGGTTCATTGGGAAGAGGTGTGACATCAACGTGGATGACTGTGTGCGGCACCAGTGCCTGAATGGGGCTACCTGCATCGATGGCGTTTATGGCTACTCCTGCAAGTGCCCTCCTCACTATTCGGGACCTCGCTGCGA ATGGCCGTTCCCACCTGAGCAATGTGGGAAGAACTTCACCTGCCTGAATGGTGGCAAGTGCATCAGTGAGAGCTGGGGAGCCAACTGCAGCTGCAAGCCAGGCTTCGCTGGAAGGAA ttgtCAAATTAACGTAAACAAGTGTGATCCAAACCCTTGCCAGAACGGGGGCACGTGTCACGACTCTGAGAACAAATACGAGTGTCTGTGCAGCGCCAGCTACACCGGGGAGCGCTGCGACATCAAC AAAGGGACTCCAGGtgctctcttcccctccccactaATTGAAGTAGCTGTCCCTGTAGCCTGTGGCTCTTTACTGCTACTCAGTATTGGTCTCATATTCATGATTTTCACTGCAAGGAAGAGGCGCCAATCAGAGGGAACCTACAGCCCGAGTCAGCAAGAAGTGGCAGGAGCGCGGTTGGAGATGGACAGTGTCCTAAAGGTGCCACCTGAAGAGCGGTTAATATAG
- the CRB2 gene encoding protein crumbs homolog 2 isoform X3, whose amino-acid sequence MELRKTTSRACSAALLLPLFLLFWGISSSENESSCSSSPCENGGSCQDLEVGYKCICPVEPVAYMGINCEHLYDACVKHECTAHRMCNSTPGFLEYDCICMPGFTGIDCNININECESNPCTDPRFECVDSVNGYTCKCQTGLSGEGCQTESSVCSSHPCLNNGTCVEGPGDYTCICQPGFTGANCRDNIDECTSNPCQNGAICRDRVNEYSCFCVPGFQGYNCEIDINECASRPCRNNGTCLNEMDHYVCKCIPGYTGVNCDAEIDECDSDPCQNGGLCHDHVGFYTCTCAPGYQGMQCEVDIDECVSQPCLHNGTCHDLVNSYRCDCSDTGFQGDHCELDILECASEPCLNSATCVEGIKNYSCVCWPGYTGQHCEEDVDECATSPCHNGGVCLERSNQTYYGTRPEFPSDFSYSQAAGFLCWCQPGFAGETCFTNIDECESQPCQNGGLCVDLTNGFLCNCLPGYSGVECAVNINECEEGPCKNGAVCEDGIADYTCHCAPSQDGIVWGGKNCSVKLTGCQTHDCQNEALCIPTYQAESHGHLCQCQPGFYDATCSTPTTFSFASRGYLLIELPVNNQSRRDVAGDQLASVSLRFRTTLPSAILFYRGHEAEYLFLELYDGILHAGLKKEDVGYLLLLEGLRVDDGQWHKVEVALHSTMELKLWHDSCDAGICLKSSPVPQGTALIPHTFPNMYVGGAEDPMANNTHSQQGFVGCMEDLQVDTEAVLPADLPAGGSSPVKWGCDRTEWCLSQPCFHGGLCVDLWSAFRCDCSRPYGGPACSYERPAATFGLENSTSFASFTLSDNLGANFNISFFIRTRKPNGLLLQISNETAPCLTMYLRNGRLQVQMLSADTVTLPENLVDGRRHLVALSFQGGIVGAHQSDTYVELGQLVARPLLAGYGVYIGGHPNPDNADVWGGYFKGCLQDLQLNSHQIQLLQVENYSLPQELNRTQSGNLVNGCISDNTCKSEPCQNGGTCTVTWNDFHCSCPANFTGKFCEERVWCESDPCPEATTCIDVPAGYVCLSNATFDSYAAIEFTTNASVTRTLSSLHVDFRTRDEDAVLLRAVEEVDSLQIAIKNSSLLVDIRSGNSIESVSFLSQKPVTDGAWHTISVSMEEPSALSSRWLIHLDDSVNMTLQGTAGNLDFLKNNALVVVAENFTGCLGQVRIGGIYLPFTAHLSYPQAEQFQQSSRRTIQLGCAGADVCASSPCLNAGTCEDLFNAFSCACSAGWGGLLCEANIDDCQSSPCVHGDCVDAVADFQCQCFRGFIGKRCDINVDDCVRHQCLNGATCIDGVYGYSCKCPPHYSGPRCEWPFPPEQCGKNFTCLNGGKCISESWGANCSCKPGFAGRNCQINVNKCDPNPCQNGGTCHDSENKYECLCSASYTGERCDINPVWAHLSNSSLVGAVGVAGAALLLVVVAAAAIVMKRRRATQGTYSPSRQEKDGARVEMWNVIKMPPTERLI is encoded by the exons ATGGAATTAAGGAAAACTACCTCCAGGGCgtgcagtgctgctctcctgctgccacTTTTCCTCTTATTTTGGG GAATTTCATCCTCTGAAAATGAGAGCAGCTGTTCCTCATCCCCCTGTGAAAATGGTGGGAGCTGTCAGGATTTGGAAGTGGGATACAAGTGCATCTGCCCTGTGGAGCCTGTAGCCTACATGGGCATAAACTGTGAACACCTCTATGATGCATGCGTTAAACATGAGTGTACTGCCCACAGGATGTGCAACAGCACTCCAGGATTCCTGGAATATGACTGCATCTGTATGCCTGGCTTCACAGGTATTGATTGTAACATTAATATTAATGAGTGTGAGAGCAACCCTTGTACAGATCCTCGTTTTGAATGTGTAGATAGTGTAAATGGATACACCTGTAAATGCCAAACAGGACTGAGTGGAGAAGGCTGCCAAACAGAAAGCTCTGTGTGCTCTAGCCACCCCTGCCTAAATAACGGGACGTGTGTGGAGGGTCCTGGGGACTATACCTGCATCTGCCAGCCTGGCTTCACCGGGGCCAACTGCAGAGACAACATTGATGAGTGCACCTCCAACCCCTGCCAGAACGGAGCCATCTGCCGAGACAGGGTCAATGAGTATAGCTGTTTCTGTGTGCCTGGGTTCCAAGGATACAACTGTGAAATAGACATCAACGAGTGTGCATCCCGGCCCTGTAGGAACAATGGTACCTGCCTCAATGAGATGGATCACTATGTGTGCAAGTGCATCCCCGGCTACACAG GTGTGAACTGTGATGCTGAAATCGATGAATGTGATTCAGACCCTTGCCAGAATGGGGGCCTGTGCCACGATCACGTTGGGTTCTACACCTGTACCTGTGCCCCAGGTTACCAAGGAATGCAGTGTGAGGTGGACATCGATGAATGTGTGAGCCAGCCATGCCTGCACAATGGGACATGTCATGACCTCGTTAACAG CTATCGTTGTGACTGCAGTGACACAGGCTTCCAGGGGGACCACTGTGAGTTGGATATCCTGGAGTGTGCCTCTGAACCCTGTCTGAACAGTGCAACGTGTGTGGAGGGAATCAAAAACTACAGCTGTGTCTGCTGGCCAG GTTACACAGGGCAGCACTGTGAAGAGGATGTGGATGAGTGTGCGACATCTCCCTGTCACAACGGCGGCGTATGCTTGGAGAGATCCAACCAAACCTATTATGGAACACGACCTGAGTTCCCCAGTGATTTCAGCTATAGCCAAGCAGCTGGTTTCCTCTGTTGGTGCCAGCCAGGCTTTGCAG GGGAGACCTGCTTTACCAACATCGATGAGTGCGAGTCCCAGCCGTGCCAGAATGGAGGGCTCTGCGTGGACCTTACTAATGGCTTCCTTTGTAATTGCCTGCCAGGTTATTCAG GTGTGGAATGTGCTGTTAACATCAATGAGTGTGAGGAGGGTCCCTGCAAGAATGGAGCTGTCTGTGAGGATGGCATTGCTGACTATACCTGCCACTGTGCCCCTAGCCAGGATGGCATTGTATGGGGAGGGAAGAACTGCTCTGTCAAGCTCACTGGGTGCCAGACGCACGACTGCCAAAATGAGGCCTTGTGCATCCCAACCTACCAAGCTGAGAGTCACGGCCacctgtgccagtgccagcCTGGTTTCTATGATGCCACATGCTCAACACCAACAAcgttttcctttgcttccagaGGGTATCTCCTCATTGAGCTGCCCGTGAACAATCAGAGCAGGAGGGACGTAGCAGGAGATCAGCTTGCCAGCGTGTCCCTCCGGTTCCGAACCACCTTGCCCAGCGCTATCCTTTTTTACCGAGGCCATGAAGCTGAATACTTGTTCCTGGAGCTCTATGATGGCATTCTGCATGCAGGACTGAAGAAGGAGGATGTTGGGtacctgctgctcctggagggtCTGAGAGTTGATGATGGCCAGTGGCATAAAGTTGAAGTTGCTCTGCACAGCACGATGGAGCTAAAGCTCTGGCATGACTCTTGTGATGCAGGTATCTGCCTGAAGAGCTCTCCTGTCCCACAGGGCACTGCTTTGATCCCGCATACCTTCCCGAACATGTATGTTGGAGGTGCTGAGGATCCAATGGCCAACAACACACACAGCCAGCAAGGCTTTGTTGGCTGCATGGAAGACTTGCAGGTAGACACTGAGGCTGTGCTCCCAGCGGATCTGCCTGCGGGTGGGTCCTCCCCAGTGAAGTGGGGCTGTGACCGGACCGAGTGGtgcctctcccagccctgcttccaCGGAGGCCTCTGTGTGGATCTTTGGTCAGCCTTCAGGTGTGACTGTTCCAGGCCTTACGGAGGCCCAGCTTGCTCATATG agcGCCCAGCAGCAACATTTGGCCTAGAGAATTCCACCAGCTTTGCCTCTTTCACCCTCTCTGACAACCTTGGTGCAAACTTCAACATCTCCTTTTTCATTCGGACTCGGAAACCTAATGGTTTGCTATTGCAGATCAGCAACGAAACTGCCCCCTGCCTCACCATGTACTTGAGGAATGGCAGGCTGCAGGTACAGATGTTGTCTGCAGATACTGTGACATTGCCAGAAAATCTGGTTGATGGGAGAAGACATTTGGTAGCTCTGTCTTTCCAAGGAGGAATTGTTGGTGCTCACCAGTCGGACACTTATGTGGAGTTGGGACAGCTCGTAGCAAGACCACTTCTAGCTGGTTATGGAGTGTATATAGGTGGGCATCCTAACCCAGACAATGCAGATGTGTGGGGAGGTTATTTTAAAGGCTGTTTGCAAGACCTCCAGCTGAACAGCCACCAAATACAGCTTCTTCAAGTTGAGAACTACAGTCTGCCACAGGAACTCAATAGGACTCAAAGTGGTAATCTGGTGAATGGTTGCATCTCTGATAACACCTGCAAG tctgaaCCATGTCAGAATGGGGGCACATGCACTGTCACTTGGAATGACTTCCATTGCAGCTGCCCAGCAAATTTCACTGGGAAATTTTGTGAAGAAAGAGTCTGGTGTGAAAGTGACCCATGTCCTGAAGCTACCACCTGTATAGATGTTCCAGCAGGATATGTGT GTCTGTCTAATGCAACATTTGATAGTTATGCTGCCATTGAGTTTACCACCAATGCATCAGTGACTAGAACTCTGAGCAGCCTCCACGTGGACTTCAGAACCAGGGATGAAGATGCTGTTTTGCTTCGGGCTGTGGAAGAAGTGGATTCCCTCCAGATAGCCATTAAGAACTCCTCCCTGCTTGTTGACATCAGGAGTGGGAATAGCATCGAAAGTGTCAGCTTCCTGAGTCAGAAGCCCGTCACGGACGGTGCCTGGCACACCATCTCTGTGTCCATGGAGGAGCCATCTGCCCTTTCTTCCAGATGGCTCATTCATTTGGATGACTCCGTTAATATGACTCTGCAGGGAACTGCTGGGAACTTGGACTTCCTGAAGAACAACGCGCTCGTTGTTGTAGCTGAAAACTTCACTGGCTGCCTCGGACAAGTGAGGATCGGGGGGATCTACCTGCCATTCACTGCCCATCTCTCGTACCCCCAGGCAGAGCAGTTCCAGCAGTCCAGCAGAAGGACCATccagctgggctgtgctggggctgatGTTTGTGCTTCCAGCCCTTGCCTCAATGCTGGTACCTGCGAGGACTTGTTCAATGCCTTCAGCTGCGCCTGCAGCGCTGGCTGGGGGGGGCTGCTCTGTGAGGCTAACATTGATGACTGCCAGTCCAGCCCGTGTGTGCACGGGGACTGTGTCGATGCAGTAGCAGATTTCCAGTGTCAATGCTTCCGGGGGTTCATTGGGAAGAGGTGTGACATCAACGTGGATGACTGTGTGCGGCACCAGTGCCTGAATGGGGCTACCTGCATCGATGGCGTTTATGGCTACTCCTGCAAGTGCCCTCCTCACTATTCGGGACCTCGCTGCGA ATGGCCGTTCCCACCTGAGCAATGTGGGAAGAACTTCACCTGCCTGAATGGTGGCAAGTGCATCAGTGAGAGCTGGGGAGCCAACTGCAGCTGCAAGCCAGGCTTCGCTGGAAGGAA ttgtCAAATTAACGTAAACAAGTGTGATCCAAACCCTTGCCAGAACGGGGGCACGTGTCACGACTCTGAGAACAAATACGAGTGTCTGTGCAGCGCCAGCTACACCGGGGAGCGCTGCGACATCAAC CCGGTGTGGGCCCATCTTAGCAACTCCTCCCTGGTGGGAGCAGTTGGGGTTGCGGgcgctgccctgctcctggtAGTGGTTGCAGCCGCAGCGATTGTcatgaagaggaggagagcaACTCAGGGAACGTACAGCCCGAGCCGTCAAGAAAAAGATGGGGCTCGAGTGGAAATGTGGAATGTCATCAAGATGCCCCCAACCGAGCGGCTGATATGA